A single genomic interval of Spinacia oleracea cultivar Varoflay chromosome 6, BTI_SOV_V1, whole genome shotgun sequence harbors:
- the LOC110778218 gene encoding cation/H(+) antiporter 18 — MAENGTACPKPMQATSTGVFQGENPLDYALPLVIVQIILVIVLTRTLAYLLRPLRQPRVIAEIIGGVLLGPSAFGRSKAFLHTIFPPKSLPVLDTLANLGLIFFLFLVGLELDPKALRRTGKKAMSIALAGICLPFAMGTGTSFVLRATISKGVSQGPFIVFMGVAMSITALPVLARILAEFKLLTTDMGRTAMSAAAVNDVAAWILLALAISLSGTGKSPLISVWVFLCGAAFVGLCILIVPRVFKWMMRRCPDGEPVNEIFICGTLAAVLAAGFVTDTIGIHALFGAFILGTLAPKDGPLISALVEKVEDLVSGLLLPLYFASSGLKTNVATIQGAQSWGLLLLVILTACFGKVVGTVVVSRLCKMPLNEAVALGVLMNSKGLVELIVLNIGKDRKVLNDQTFSIMVMMALVTTFMTTPILRAIYKPAKRGSVYTLRTVQRNDPNSQLRIMACFHSGRNIPTIINLIEASRGTEKRQGLTVYAMHLMELSERCSAIRMVHKARNNGLPFWNERNQTDSDQIVVAFEAYGQLSHVQIRPMTAISHFSDMHEDICASAESKKASLVILPFHKHQKVDGSLETTRHEYRVINKKVLQHDPCSVGILVDRGFGGSSHVSASNVDSTITVYFFGGPDDREALALGQRMSEHPGITLILVHFRADPNLEGVEMVAIDEGDKGSSNGDSNTADEEAINAIKQKLTRDGSIKYEERAVNATSDTVDIVKEFSRCNMVLVGRSPEGTVAATFSLNVKTEFPELGPVGGFLISEEVSTNTSVLVIHQYSSGSRPLSLEEEEPTDGTEND, encoded by the exons ATGGCTGAAAATGGTACTGCTTGTCCAAAGCCGATGCAGGCAACCTCTACTGGAGTCTTCCAAGGAGAGAACCCTCTTGACTATGCCCTTCCACTTGTTATTGTACAGATTATCCTTGTTATCGTCCTCACTCGTACCTTAGCCTACTTGCTTAGACCTCTGAGACAGCCTCGTGTCATCGCTGAGATTATT GGAGGAGTGCTACTAGGTCCATCTGCTTTTGGTCGCAGTAAGGCGTTCCTGCATACAATATTCCCTCCGAAGAGTTTACCAGTATTAGACACACTTGCCAACCTCGGCCTCATCTTCTTTCTGTTCCTCGTAGGCCTAGAATTGGATCCAAAAGCATTACGCCGGACAGGAAAGAAAGCCATGAGTATTGCTCTAGCAGGCATCTGTTTGCCCTTTGCAATGGGAACTGGTACGTCGTTTGTTCTCAGGGCAACCATTTCAAAAGGAGTTAGCCAAGGTCCTTTTATTGTCTTCATGGGGGTCGCGATGTCTATCACAGCCCTTCCGGTCCTAGCCCGTATCTTAGCGGAGTTCAAGCTCCTTACCACTGATATGGGTCGCACGGCCATGTCAGCTGCTGCAGTCAATGATGTGGCAGCCTGGATCCTCCTTGCTCTAGCCATCTCTCTCTCTGGTACCGGAAAATCTCCTCTTATTTCCGTGTGGGTATTTTTGTGTGGAGCGGCTTTTGTTGGTTTGTGTATTCTTATAGTCCCTCGAGTCTTCAAATGGATGATGCGGCGTTGCCCTGATGGCGAGCCTGTGAATGAAATTTTCATTTGTGGTACCTTAGCTGCAGTTTTGGCAGCTGGGTTTGTGACCGATACTATAGGAATCCATGCACTTTTCGGGGCTTTTATTCTTGGAACTCTAGCCCCAAAGGATGGGCCATTAATCAGTGCCCTGGTAGAAAAGGTGGAAGATCTTGTTTCTGGCCTCCTCCTCCCTTTGTACTTTGCTTCGAGTGGCCTGAAAACAAATGTAGCCACCATTCAAGGGGCTCAGTCATGGGGACTTCTACTACTTGTTATACTAACTGCCTGTTTTGGCAAGGTGGTTGGGACTGTTGTGGTTTCCCGCCTCTGTAAAATGCCGCTCAATGAGGCTGTTGCCCTTGGGGTTCTAATGAACAGCAAAGGTTTGGTGGAGTTGATTGTCCTCAACATTGGTAAAGATCGGAAG GTCCTAAATGATCAAACGTTTTCAATTATGGTTATGATGGCTCTAGTTACAACATTCATGACAACACCAATCTTGAGGGCGATATATAAACCAGCTAAGAGAGGAAGCGTATATACACTAAGGACTGTCCAAAGAAATGATCCCAACTCTCAACTCCGAATCATGGCATGCTTCCATAGTGGAAGGAACATCCCAACAATAATCAACTTAATTGAGGCTTCCCGGGGAACAGAAAAAAGGCAAGGGCTCACAGTCTACGCAATGCATCTCATGGAGCTCTCTGAGAGATGTTCTGCTATACGGATGGTTCATAAAGCCCGAAACAATGGGCTTCCGTTCTGGAATGAGCGGAACCAGACAGATTCAGACCAAATTGTGGTGGCCTTTGAGGCGTATGGGCAACTCAGTCATGTCCAAATCAGGCCCATGACGGCAATCTCCCACTTCTCTGACATGCATGAAGACATATGTGCTAGTGCTGAGAGCAAGAAAGCTTCCCTCGTGATCCTTCCTTTCCACAAGCACCAAAAGGTGGACGGGTCGTTGGAAACCACAAGACATGAATATAGAGTAATTAACAAGAAGGTCCTTCAACATGATCCTTGCTCAGTTGGTATCCTAGTAGACCGTGGGTTTGGCGGGTCTTCGCATGTGTCAGCCAGCAATGTCGACTCTACCATAACTGTTTATTTCTTTGGTGGCCCTGATGATCGTGAGGCATTGGCCCTTGGTCAACGGATGTCTGAGCATCCGGGAATTACCCTTATATTGGTCCATTTCAGAGCGGATCCCAACTTGGAAGGAGTCGAAATGGTGGCTATTGATGAGGGTGATAAGGGCAGTAGCAACGGAGACTCAAATACagctgatgaggaggccattAATGCTATAAAGCAAAAACTGACCAGGGACGGGTCAATCAAATATGAGGAAAGAGCAGTGAACGCAACATCTGATACTGTAGATATCGTTAAGGAATTCAGCCGTTGTAATATGGTCTTGGTGGGAAGATCACCAGAAGGTACGGTGGCTGCTACTTTCAGTCTTAATGTAAAGACTGAATTTCCTGAATTAGGTCCAGTTGGGGGGTTCTTGATCTCTGAGGAGGTCTCAACGAATACTTCTGTTTTAGTGATTCATCAGTACAGCAGTGGTTCAAGGCCACTGTCCCTAGAAGAGGAAGAACCAACTGATGGGACTGAAAATGATTAA
- the LOC110778227 gene encoding cation/H(+) antiporter 18, with protein sequence MAQNGTTCPKPMQATSTGVFQGENPLDYALPLAIVQIILVIVLTRTLAFLLRPLRQPRVIAEIIGGVLLGPSAFGRSEKFLQTIFPPKSLPVLDTLANLGLIFFLFLVGLELDPKALRRTGKKAMSIAVAGISLPFAMGIGTSFILRATISKGVSQGPFIVFMGVALSITAFPVLARILAELKLLTTDVGRMAMSAAAVNDVAAWILLALAIALSGTGSSPLTSLWVFLCGAAFVGLCILIVPRIFKWISRHCPDGEPVDEIFVCGTLAAVLAAGFVTDTIGIHALFGAFVLGILAPKDGPFASAMVEKVEDLVSGLLLPLYFASSGLKTNVATIQGAQSWGLLLLVIVTACFGKVVGTVVVSRLCKVPLDEAIALGVLMNSKGLVELIVLNIGKDRKVLNDQTFAIMVLMALVTTFMTTPIVMAVYKPAKRGNAYKLRTIQRKDPSSQLRIMACFHGAKSIPTMINLIEASRGTEKKEGLAVYAMHLMELSERSSAIRMVHKARNNGLPFWNKGMQSDSDQVVVAFEAYGQLSHVQIRPMTAISHFSNMHEDICASAESKKAALIILPFHKHQKFDGSLETTRHEYRVINKKVLQHAPCSIGILVDRGLGGSSHVSASNVDSTITVFFFGGPDDREALALGERMSEHPGITLVVVHFRADPNMEGAEMVAIDVNDGSSNGGSKSGDEEVIDAVKQKISKDGSIKYEERVVRATCDTINTIKEFSRCNMVLVGRSPEGMVAATFSLNVKSEYPEIGPVGGLLISQEVSTNASLLVLHQYSGGARPVTIDMDQVTDGTETE encoded by the exons GGAGGTGTGCTACTAGGCCCATCTGCTTTTGGTCGCAGTGAGAAGTTCCTGCAAACAATATTCCCTCCGAAGAGTCTACCAGTATTGGACACACTTGCCAACCTCGGCCTCATcttctttctcttccttgtAGGCCTAGAATTGGATCCAAAAGCATTACGCCGAACAGGGAAAAAAGCCATGAGTATTGCAGTTGCAGGCATATCTTTACCCTTTGCTATGGGAATTGGTACATCATTTATCCTCAGAGCAACCATTTCAAAAGGCGTTAGCCAAGGTCCATTCATTGTATTCATGGGGGTTGCCCTCTCTATCACCGCCTTTCCTGTCTTAGCCCGTATATTAGCTGAGCTTAAGCTCCTAACCACTGATGTAGGCCGAATGGCCATGTCAGCAGCTGCAGTCAATGACGTGGCAGCCTGGATTCTACTTGCTCTAGCCATCGCACTCTCTGGGACAGGATCATCTCCTCTAACTTCACTATGGGTATTCCTGTGTGGTGCAGCTTTTGTTGGTTTGTGTATTCTTATAGTCCCTCGTATCTTTAAGTGGATTAGCCGGCATTGCCCTGATGGTGAACCCGTGGATGAGATCTTTGTTTGTGGTACGTTAGCAGCAGTTTTGGCAGCTGGGTTTGTGACCGATACTATTGGAATCCATGCTCTTTTCGGGGCATTTGTTCTTGGTATTCTAGCACCAAAGGACGGACCATTTGCCAGTGCTATGGTAGAAAAGGTGGAGGATCTTGTATCGGGCCTACTCCTTCCTTTGTACTTCGCTTCAAGCGGTCTTAAAACAAATGTAGCCACCATTCAAGGGGCTCAGTCTTGGGGACTTCTACTGCTTGTTATAGTAACTGCCTGTTTCGGCAAGGTTGTTGGGACTGTTGTTGTTTCCCGCCTCTGTAAAGTGCCTCTTGATGAGGCTATTGCTCTCGGGGTTCTAATGAACAGCAAAGGATTGGTCGAGCTGATTGTCCTCAACATTGGAAAAGATCGAAAG GTACTGAATGATCAAACCTTTGCAATTATGGTTTTAATGGCCTTAGTTACCACTTTCATGACAACACCAATCGTGATGGCGGTGTATAAACCAGCAAAGAGAGGAAACGCGTATAAACTAAGAACAATACAAAGAAAGGATCCAAGCTCTCAACTCCGAATCATGGCATGTTTCCATGGTGCAAAGAGCATCCCGACAATGATCAACTTAATTGAAGCTTCCCGAGGAACAGAGAAGAAGGAAGGGCTTGCAGTCTACGCAATGCATCTCATGGAGCTCTCTGAAAGGTCTTCTGCTATTCGGATGGTCCATAAAGCCCGAAACAACGGGCTTCCTTTCTGGAATAAAGGGATGCAGTCAGACTCGGACCAAGTTGTGGTTGCCTTTGAGGCGTATGGACAACTAAGTCATGTCCAAATCAGGCCCATGACTGCAATCTCCCATTTCTCAAACATGCATGAAGACATATGTGCTAGTGCTGAGAGCAAGAAGGCTGCCCTCATTATCCTCCCTTTCCACAAACACCAGAAATTTGATGGATCATTGGAAACCACAAGACATGAATATAGAGTAATTAACAAGAAGGTCCTTCAACATGCGCCTTGCTCAATCGGTATATTAGTAGACCGGGGGCTTGGTGGTTCATCGCATGTTTCAGCAAGTAATGTTGACTCTACCATCACTGTTTTCTTCTTTGGCGGGCCTGATGATCGTGAGGCGTTGGCACTTGGTGAACGGATGTCTGAACACCCAGGAATTACTCTTGTAGTGGTACACTTTAGGGCAGACCCTAACATGGAAGGAGCTGAAATGGTGGCTATTGATGTTAATGATGGTAGTAGCAATGGAGGGTCCAAATCAGGTGATGAGGAAGTTATTGATGCTGTTAAGCAGAAAATATCCAAAGACGGGTCAATTAAGTACGAGGAAAGAGTAGTTCGAGCAACTTGTGATACTATTAATACGATTAAGGAATTTAGCCGTTGTAATATGGTTTTGGTGGGACGATCACCAGAAGGTATGGTAGCAGCTACTTTCAGTCTTAATGTCAAGTCTGAGTACCCGGAAATAGGCCCGGTTGGGGGGTTGTTGATATCTCAGGAAGTCTCAACAAATGCATCTCTATTAGTGCTTCATCAGTACAGTGGTGGCGCAAGGCCGGTAACCATAGATATGGATCAGGTTACTGATGGGACTGAAACTGAATAA